In Vigna unguiculata cultivar IT97K-499-35 chromosome 3, ASM411807v1, whole genome shotgun sequence, a single genomic region encodes these proteins:
- the LOC114176754 gene encoding uncharacterized protein LOC114176754 — METKAVLDLFDSCWFQVNILKENSNPDTSIRSGKENLEYQKKEEKEEEEELEPKLPLIRTSHTRSMSDQSMTSTRFNHDSLSPDSVLLPPPKLQTILSGKEVTDSERESPTQVRLREVLCPENRKSCKISGNGTGKRRESKSLSDLEFEELKGFMDLGFVFLEEDKNTSLASIIPGLQRLGKKEEEGDCDELNVPRPYLSEAWEVQEYGRRKKENPLVNWKIPALNNETDMKDSLRWWAHTVASTVR; from the coding sequence ATGGAAACCAAGGCTGTTCTAGACCTCTTTGATTCTTGCTGGTTTCAGGTTAACATTTTGAAGGAAAATTCCAACCCTGACACATCAATTAGAAGTGGTAAAGAAAATCTAGAATatcagaaaaaagaagaaaaagaagaagaagaagaattagaACCAAAGCTTCCCTTGATCCGAACCAGCCACACCAGATCCATGAGTGACCAATCCATGACAAGCACAAGATTCAACCATGATTCTCTTTCTCCAGACTCTGTACTTCTTCCCCCGCCAAAGCTCCAAACCATTCTCTCAGGAAAAGAAGTCACTGACTCAGAACGTGAGAGTCCAACACAGGTTAGGCTCCGTGAGGTGTTGTGTCCTGAGAACAGAAAAAGTTGCAAAATTTCAGGCAATGGAACTGGGAAGAGGAGGGAGAGCAAGAGTTTGTCAGACCTTGAATTTGAGGAGCTAAAAGGGTTCATGGATCTGGGTTTTGTTTTCTTAGAGGAGGATAAAAACACAAGCTTGGCTTCAATTATTCCTGGGCTGCAAAGGCTagggaagaaggaagaagaaggagattGTGATGAGTTAAATGTCCCAAGGCCTTACCTTTCTGAAGCATGGGAGGTTCAGGAATATGGTAGGAGAAAAAAAGAGAACCCCTTGGTGAATTGGAAAATACCTGCTTTGAACAACGAAACTGACATGAAAGATAGTCTCCGATGGTGGGCACACACAGTTGCTTCCACTGTCAGATGA
- the LOC114176090 gene encoding large ribosomal RNA subunit accumulation protein YCED homolog 1, chloroplastic, with the protein MSLVIPSSSAVPLHFSKLEINSLSSHQKFASNFFIPFHHEVGFCCKPRHIGVHVRNEPNVLHKYTVRSKGFDFESIDNETLSFDDDDVEDMGSPWEGAVVYKRNASILHLEYCTTLERLGLAKLSTDLSKTRAAAMGLRVTKAVRDFPNGTPVQISVDVTRKKKKLRLDGIIKTVITLLCNRCCMPSAESIFSEFSLLLTDEPIEEPETIDMGIIFGEEKLTNGGKDDDDDDALIDLEDQLYFPSQENQIDISKNIRDRVHLEITMNSVCDPGCKGMCLKCGQNFNTGNCSCSKEEVKEKSYGPLGDLKEKMQL; encoded by the exons ATGTCTCTTGTAATCCCCTCATCCTCTGCAGTCCCTTTGCATTTTTCTAAATTGGAGATTAACAGTTTGAGTTCCCACCAAAAATTTGCCTCTAATttcttcatcccttttcatCATGAAGTGGGCTTCTGTTGCAAACCAAGGCATATCGGGGTCCACGTGAGAAATGAACCGAATGTTCTTCATAAGTATACAGTTAGGTCTAAGGGGTTTGATTTTGAGTCGATTGACAATGAGACCTTGAGTTTTGATGACGATGATGTTGAAGATATGGGGTCGCCTTGGGAAGGTGCTGTTGTGTACAAGAGAAATGCCTCAATTTTACATTTGGAATACTGCACTACCTTGGAGAGATTAGGTCTAGCAAAGCTTTCAACCGATCTCTCAAAAACTAGAGCTGCTGCTATGGGATTGCGTGTTACCAAAGCTGTGAGAGACTTTCCAAATGGTACTCCTGTTCAGATATCTGTAGATGTGAccaggaagaagaaaaaattgaggCTTGATGGGATCATAAAAACTGTCATCACTCTTCTTTGCAATAG GTGTTGCATGCCATCTGCTGAGAGCATATTCTCTGAGTTCTCACTTTTACTCACTGACGAACCCATTGAAGAACCAGAGACTATTGATATGGGCATTATTTTTGGGGAAGAAAAACTTACAAACGGTGGTAAGGATGACGATGATGACGATGCACTTATTGATTTGGAGGACCAATTATATTTTCCTTCACAAGAGAATCAAATTGACATTTCAAAGAACATAAGGGACAGGGTGCATCTTGAGATTACCATGAATTCAGTATGTGATCCTGGGTGCAAAGGCATGTGCTTGAAATGTGGCCAAAACTTCAACACTGGCAACTGCTCTTGTAGCAAGGaggaagtaaaagaaaaaagctATGGCCCGCTTGGAGATTTAAAAGAGAAGATGCAGTTGTAG